From the Argentina anserina chromosome 3, drPotAnse1.1, whole genome shotgun sequence genome, the window ATAGGAAGCTAGCTttacaaaaccaaacaaataGGCTGCCGGTGGCAAGTATGGGGAGGGTGGCTCCTGAATCTGCTAATTGTGATTTCAAGCTAGATGGCAAAGTGGCAGACACAAAGCGAGTTGATTTTTGTCTACCTGCATCGCAGCCTGCATCACAGATTGGTTTTGATAAGTTCTGTTTTGTTCCTTCTGAATCTCACCCCAGTTCAGGTCAAGCTTGTGGAGGCAATGTTTCTTTTGATGCATCTTCTCAAAGTAAAGATTTAAAGGAAGTTGAGAGCATGCCGTGCTCAAAAGTTTCAGTCGAAGAGACTTCCACAGGTATTCTAGACTTTTGTTTTCCTCTATATTAATACTTTAGATCATGTTATATTCTGTGGTACTGTCCTAAAAGAACTTGAGTCTAAACAAGGTCGAGTATCATGGGGCAAGGTTTATTTTAGGGTTTGAGTTCTTAGTTTTCTGAAGTTGTGAAAAGTTGAACTATAGGCCTTTGGTGTAGAGTTCGTGTATAATTCATGGGAAATTATGTACTAATCTGTTTGGAGATTCTAGCAGAGGCAGTaactaattttattttattttctggtTTAATTAAGCTACTTCGGCCATAAGATCAGTCTCAATGAGAGACATGGGAACAGAAATGACTCCAGAAATGACACCAATCCCAAGCCAAGAGCCTTCAAGGACATCTACTCCTTTAGGGGCAACTACCCCAATTCGCAGCCCAACTTCCTCAATCCCCTCAACTCCTCGAAGAGGTGCACCAGCTCCAACACCTACGACTGATGAGGAATCGTACAAACAAAATGGAAGCAGCAAGAGTGAACTGACGGAAGAAGAACAGAAGCTCAAGACAAGAAGGGAGATTGTAGAACTCGGTGTCCAGCTGGGTAAGATGAATATTGCTGCTTGGGCAAGTAAAGCTGAGCAGGACAGGACAAACACTTGTGCAGATACAGTTGATATGGCGGAACTCGAACGTGTCGACTTTGAAAAACGTGCAGCTGCCTGGGAGGAAGTTGAAAAATCTAAACATATGGCAAGGTTTCATTTCTGAACCCAATAACTCACATCTCTTTTGCATTTGTATTATAATCCATGTACATATGTTCCACCATCCTAACATGATCAGAGAATGCTATCATTTCTCAGATATAAGCGTGctgaaatccaaatccaagcaTGGGAAAGTCAGCAGAAGGCAAAACTAGAAGCCGAGATGCGGCGGATAGAGGTATTTATCAAGTTCATTTTGTTTGAGAATTTTGTCAGCAAGCCTGTCTTTTCTTGCGCAATGCTCACAACATATTTATTGAACCACAAACTTGAAATTGTAATCCTTTGATTCATAAGATTGTAGTGTAGTTGGAAACTTTATCTGTCATGATCTGATATAGCCACTTTTCAGGCTCAAGTTGAACAAATGAGAGCTCAAGCTGAATCCAGGATAATGAGGAAGATAGCATTAGCGAGGCAAAAGTCTGAAGAAAAACGGGCAGCTGCGGAAGCCAGAAAAACTCAGAACGCTGTAAAGACTGCAGCTCAAGCTGAATATATTCGCCAGACTGGGCGTATGCCACCTACTCATTATATGTGTTGTGGATGGTTGTCATGAAAGAACTCTAGAAGAGCAACTGCTTCATTCATAGCTTGGCACAAGTAGTCTCAATGTAGGTATTGGGAGCACACATCATGATTCTCAATGAGTGGTATGCTAATCGATGTTTAAGTAAGCAACCAGTGTGTTAGTTGTTACATGAAGTGATTTCATGCGAATCTCAAGCATCTCAATCGTCGTCCACCATTGTTTGAATCCTTAACGAAGGTATAGCTAGGGTCAGCTTTGGCATTGTTGAAGTGTTTACTGAATAACATTATCCCAAAGTTGAAGTACTTGATCCTATCACGTCGCAATCAAGATGAATCAAAATGTAAGAATAGATAAAAGTT encodes:
- the LOC126787781 gene encoding uncharacterized protein LOC126787781, which codes for MEYERIHKVQTGIISPSKLRMKLMGPHNHRKKSASNNNSARTSPTKLGDSESVKNSLLDTMNGDEQVSLPSLDVLPTNLSSEVALPRENVEVSRAKLQQCTKGDGGNSSTVYPLRIMEDENIDYDSNASSSSFEFHKGEKSVHRHISRALSRTMPSKWNDAEKWILNKQTVQANVHRKLALQNQTNRLPVASMGRVAPESANCDFKLDGKVADTKRVDFCLPASQPASQIGFDKFCFVPSESHPSSGQACGGNVSFDASSQSKDLKEVESMPCSKVSVEETSTATSAIRSVSMRDMGTEMTPEMTPIPSQEPSRTSTPLGATTPIRSPTSSIPSTPRRGAPAPTPTTDEESYKQNGSSKSELTEEEQKLKTRREIVELGVQLGKMNIAAWASKAEQDRTNTCADTVDMAELERVDFEKRAAAWEEVEKSKHMARYKRAEIQIQAWESQQKAKLEAEMRRIEAQVEQMRAQAESRIMRKIALARQKSEEKRAAAEARKTQNAVKTAAQAEYIRQTGRMPPTHYMCCGWLS